The following coding sequences are from one Deltaproteobacteria bacterium window:
- a CDS encoding ethanolamine utilization protein EutJ yields the protein MNRKKRLVFIVSLLCIFGLLVFGPARVAPAETINIGYTGPLSGGAAKYGRNNLEGQEMAVDEI from the coding sequence ATGAATCGAAAAAAAAGACTGGTTTTCATAGTTTCTCTTCTATGCATTTTCGGGTTATTGGTTTTTGGCCCAGCCCGAGTTGCACCGGCGGAAACCATCAACATCGGCTATACCGGGCCTCTGAGTGGGGGGGCTGCCAAGTATGGCCGCAATAACCTGGAAGGACAGGAGATGGCCGTTGATGAAATAA
- a CDS encoding PIG-L family deacetylase: MDEVSWEKKFIAVQEGISLEDYRGRKNNILVIAPHPDDDVLGAGGTMAAASHQGKGVFAVYITDGRNSPRKDKNISDDEMAALRKKEALTALRAVGAVGGFFLEKRSGELAGGVKQEVEETLIRIFQLICPEEVFLPAPYERHLTHQLCTQLSIEALRMDSNLKPNLLGYSLWGCFWGVRRRIVRDITPIIKRKVEAVLAHSSQVAYKNYQQGILGKNNYEAIFWESHEIQKAAFVEIFLDMNELLENRNLTLAAFIRQDVEAFIQAFGLS, encoded by the coding sequence GTGGATGAAGTTTCCTGGGAAAAAAAGTTCATAGCAGTCCAAGAAGGGATATCCCTGGAAGATTATCGAGGGCGAAAAAACAATATTTTGGTCATTGCGCCCCATCCGGATGACGATGTGTTAGGCGCGGGGGGCACGATGGCCGCAGCGTCTCATCAGGGAAAAGGAGTTTTTGCGGTTTATATCACGGACGGCCGCAACAGTCCCCGAAAAGATAAAAATATTTCCGATGATGAGATGGCGGCTCTAAGAAAAAAAGAAGCGCTGACGGCCTTAAGGGCCGTAGGAGCCGTGGGCGGTTTCTTTCTGGAAAAGCGGAGTGGAGAATTGGCCGGGGGAGTGAAACAGGAAGTGGAGGAAACCTTGATAAGGATCTTTCAACTTATCTGTCCGGAGGAAGTTTTCCTGCCGGCTCCTTACGAACGCCACTTGACCCATCAACTTTGCACCCAGTTGAGCATCGAAGCCCTGCGGATGGATTCCAATTTGAAACCCAACCTTCTGGGATACAGTCTCTGGGGGTGCTTTTGGGGAGTGCGCAGGAGGATTGTGCGGGACATTACCCCCATCATCAAAAGAAAAGTAGAAGCGGTTCTAGCCCACTCCAGCCAGGTTGCCTATAAAAATTATCAGCAAGGGATTTTAGGCAAGAACAATTACGAAGCCATCTTTTGGGAAAGCCACGAAATCCAAAAAGCCGCCTTCGTAGAAATTTTTTTGGATATGAATGAACTTTTAGAAAATAGGAACTTGACCCTGGCAGCCTTTATCCGGCAGGATGTGGAAGCCTTTATCCAGGCTTTCGGCCTATCTTGA